From the Nocardiopsis changdeensis genome, one window contains:
- a CDS encoding CRISPR-associated endoribonuclease Cas6, with amino-acid sequence MRLRVAVHTRAPSLQWREVLRPGRGLVYELLSFGAPELGARLHEHGWGKTGMVPFGHSAPTFPSTPRKRRQYTAGGTGVVEFASPVPEIIEGLAKGLAREHVLDWGGTALRIQKVDVVAPPDFASGKAVLRTSTPVVMKGSGHNEHGERTTRQAWVLPTEPEFPAYFEGNLRRKAQTIGVDPEVSVQAITWVGPKRSFAVSQGHKPGAALEAEIHGAPETLRCIWSWGLGQANSAGFGWVIA; translated from the coding sequence GTGCGTCTGCGAGTAGCGGTCCACACCAGGGCCCCGTCCCTGCAATGGAGGGAAGTGCTGCGCCCGGGCCGCGGCCTGGTCTATGAACTGCTCTCCTTCGGAGCGCCGGAGCTCGGTGCCCGGTTGCACGAACACGGCTGGGGGAAGACCGGCATGGTCCCCTTCGGCCACAGCGCCCCCACGTTCCCGTCCACCCCCCGCAAACGTCGCCAGTACACCGCTGGCGGAACGGGAGTGGTGGAGTTCGCCAGCCCTGTACCGGAGATCATCGAGGGCCTGGCCAAGGGCTTGGCTAGAGAGCACGTGCTGGACTGGGGCGGCACCGCCCTGCGGATCCAAAAGGTCGATGTCGTCGCCCCGCCGGACTTCGCCTCCGGGAAGGCGGTGCTACGGACCTCCACCCCGGTGGTGATGAAGGGCTCCGGACACAACGAGCACGGTGAGCGCACCACCCGCCAGGCCTGGGTGCTGCCGACCGAACCCGAGTTCCCCGCCTACTTCGAGGGGAACCTGCGCCGCAAGGCCCAGACGATCGGTGTCGACCCGGAGGTGTCGGTGCAGGCCATCACCTGGGTGGGACCCAAGCGCAGTTTCGCCGTGAGCCAGGGGCACAAGCCCGGGGCGGCTCTGGAGGCGGAGATCCACGGCGCCCCCGAGACACTGCGGTGCATCTGGAGCTGGGGGCTGGGGCAGGCCAACTCCGCCGGGTTCGGGTGGGTGATCGCGTGA
- the cas3 gene encoding CRISPR-associated helicase Cas3' codes for MTSALEITITAPVASFRNPLYSGVQVTLPCPPPSTAAGLLAAAVGGWDRMPADTRIAMAFTAQGKGVDVETFHPLATAGKKPDPTPKDHEFLARTTLTLWVLDHLDLWERALRRPVWPLRLGRSQDLASARTSRITLYPGQGTQGHALLPAENSRSGMQLRMPHTISPDRSRIQWGTYRYAAQGSSARVDSEWRTSDGQAVVPLAPVHPHAAAGARVELPHIWAKSPDTRSQPPQPGEALTTHLQATTRALDTLHTRTGTLPATDARFWDRARLTCLFHDAGKVPDGFQTMVGNPPPQQPWGRRHEVYSLAFVEHVLAHLPEDERTWIGLGVLTHHRPLAGGEGSIRNETRTLTGPKDFHDHFGPVDPASANALATWLAQTAKAPTPAEATPEELAEAGHRLLERILTHWDRGQSPDEEAGLTAVLLQGAITLADHVASAHGHLLTTHPLTSIDYPARLRATLKAKNADTYPHQERAHATTTHMVLRAPTGKGKTEAALLWATTHTHHTADETAGTPRLFYALPYLASINAMATRLRTDLGHDQVGVVHSRAASFYLSTATCDTTPTDPAAAERQRASGAVAKANASRLFRELVRVTTPYQLLRGALGGTAHASTLIDTTNSTFVFDELHAYEPRRLGMILAMMGLWARLGGRIGVLSATLPDRLLDTIRAALGPDHTVELVEPDTDYTWPRRHRLHLREDHLTDPASIEDIQTSLRAGRSVAVIANNVADAWHLYDQLAPLARELHGDDAALLLHSRFKTGDRSRIEQAIRDRFGTRTTPRRPGLLVATQVVEVSLDVDFDVLHTSAAPLEALLQRFGRINRIGALDHPAPVIVHRPHYAPRGRSGPDFADKVYDAEPTRLGWDTLARHQGRELDERLFTAWLNEIYTSPWGDRWQDQADTSREDFRDQFLSFDQPLNDTTQLSAAFDAMFDGVDGTLAKDRQDYKDALQNTSPGEERGTGRLLASQYLIPLPHYARALGTWDHTLNVLIIDAEYEPDRGLITIHPPGNAAGAYQPGVLL; via the coding sequence ATGACCAGCGCACTGGAGATCACGATCACCGCACCGGTGGCCTCGTTCCGCAACCCCCTGTACTCGGGGGTGCAGGTCACCCTGCCCTGCCCGCCGCCGTCCACCGCCGCAGGCCTGCTGGCCGCCGCGGTGGGCGGCTGGGACCGCATGCCCGCCGACACCCGCATCGCCATGGCCTTCACCGCCCAAGGCAAGGGCGTGGACGTGGAGACCTTCCATCCTCTGGCCACGGCGGGCAAGAAACCGGACCCCACCCCCAAGGACCACGAGTTCCTGGCCCGGACCACCCTCACCCTGTGGGTGTTGGACCATCTGGACCTGTGGGAGAGGGCGCTGCGCCGCCCGGTGTGGCCGCTGCGCCTGGGCCGCAGCCAGGACCTGGCCTCGGCCCGCACCAGCCGCATCACCCTCTACCCCGGGCAGGGCACCCAGGGCCACGCCCTGCTGCCCGCCGAGAACTCCAGGTCCGGCATGCAATTGCGGATGCCGCACACCATCAGCCCCGACCGCTCCCGCATCCAGTGGGGCACCTACCGGTACGCCGCCCAGGGCAGCAGCGCCCGCGTCGACTCCGAATGGCGCACCAGCGACGGCCAGGCGGTCGTTCCGCTGGCCCCCGTCCACCCCCATGCTGCCGCTGGCGCTCGGGTCGAGTTGCCACACATCTGGGCCAAGAGCCCCGACACGCGCAGCCAGCCTCCTCAGCCCGGAGAGGCGCTGACCACCCACCTACAGGCCACCACCCGCGCCCTGGACACCCTGCACACCCGCACCGGCACCCTGCCCGCAACCGATGCCCGCTTCTGGGACCGAGCCAGGCTCACGTGCCTGTTCCACGACGCGGGCAAGGTCCCGGACGGGTTCCAGACCATGGTGGGCAACCCCCCGCCCCAACAGCCGTGGGGCAGGCGGCACGAGGTCTACTCCCTCGCCTTCGTCGAACACGTCCTGGCCCACCTGCCGGAGGACGAACGCACCTGGATCGGCCTGGGCGTCCTCACCCACCACCGCCCCCTGGCCGGGGGCGAGGGGTCCATCCGCAACGAAACCCGCACCCTGACCGGCCCGAAGGACTTCCACGACCACTTCGGCCCCGTGGACCCGGCCTCGGCCAACGCCCTGGCCACCTGGCTCGCCCAGACCGCGAAAGCCCCCACCCCAGCAGAGGCCACCCCCGAGGAGCTGGCCGAGGCCGGGCACCGGTTGCTGGAACGCATCCTCACCCACTGGGACCGCGGCCAGAGCCCCGACGAGGAGGCCGGCCTCACCGCCGTCCTGCTCCAAGGCGCCATCACCCTGGCCGACCACGTCGCCTCCGCCCACGGCCACCTGCTCACCACCCACCCCTTGACCAGCATCGACTACCCCGCACGGCTGCGCGCGACATTGAAGGCCAAGAACGCCGACACCTACCCGCACCAAGAACGCGCCCACGCCACCACCACCCACATGGTGCTGCGCGCCCCCACCGGCAAGGGCAAGACCGAAGCCGCCCTGCTGTGGGCCACCACCCACACCCACCACACCGCAGACGAAACAGCAGGCACACCCCGCCTGTTCTACGCCCTGCCCTACCTGGCCTCCATCAACGCCATGGCCACCCGCCTGCGCACCGACCTGGGACACGACCAGGTCGGCGTCGTCCACTCCCGCGCCGCGAGCTTCTACCTGTCCACCGCCACCTGCGACACCACCCCCACAGACCCGGCCGCAGCGGAACGGCAACGCGCCTCGGGCGCGGTCGCCAAAGCCAACGCCAGCCGCCTGTTCCGCGAACTCGTCCGCGTCACCACCCCCTACCAGCTCCTGCGCGGAGCCCTGGGCGGCACCGCGCACGCCTCCACCCTCATCGACACCACCAACTCCACATTCGTCTTCGACGAACTCCACGCCTACGAACCCCGCCGCCTCGGCATGATCCTGGCCATGATGGGACTGTGGGCCCGCCTGGGCGGACGCATCGGCGTGCTCTCCGCCACCCTGCCCGACCGGCTCCTGGACACCATCCGGGCCGCCCTGGGCCCCGACCACACGGTGGAACTGGTCGAACCCGACACCGACTACACCTGGCCGCGCCGCCACCGCCTGCACCTGCGCGAGGACCACCTCACCGACCCCGCCAGCATCGAGGACATCCAAACCTCACTGCGCGCCGGACGAAGCGTGGCCGTCATCGCCAACAACGTCGCTGACGCCTGGCACCTGTACGACCAGCTCGCACCGCTCGCCCGAGAACTCCACGGCGACGACGCCGCCCTGCTCCTGCACTCCCGCTTCAAGACCGGCGACCGCAGCAGGATCGAACAGGCCATCCGCGACCGGTTCGGCACCCGGACCACACCCCGCCGCCCCGGACTGCTGGTGGCCACCCAGGTGGTCGAGGTGTCCCTGGACGTCGACTTCGACGTCCTGCACACCTCCGCCGCACCCCTGGAAGCGCTCCTGCAGCGCTTCGGCCGCATCAACCGCATCGGAGCCCTGGACCATCCGGCACCGGTCATCGTCCACCGACCCCACTACGCCCCACGCGGCAGGTCCGGACCCGACTTCGCCGACAAGGTCTACGACGCCGAACCCACCCGGCTGGGCTGGGACACCCTGGCCCGCCACCAGGGCCGCGAACTCGACGAACGCCTCTTCACGGCCTGGCTCAACGAGATCTACACCAGCCCCTGGGGAGACCGGTGGCAGGACCAGGCCGACACCTCCCGGGAGGACTTCCGCGACCAGTTCCTGTCCTTCGACCAACCCCTCAACGACACCACACAGCTCTCCGCGGCCTTCGACGCGATGTTCGACGGCGTCGACGGCACCCTCGCCAAGGACCGGCAGGACTACAAAGACGCCCTCCAGAACACCTCGCCCGGAGAGGAACGCGGCACGGGCAGGCTGCTGGCCTCCCAGTACCTCATCCCGCTCCCGCACTACGCCCGCGCCCTGGGCACCTGGGACCACACCCTCAACGTCCTGATCATCGACGCCGAATACGAACCAGACCGCGGCCTGATCACCATCCACCCGCCCGGCAACGCCGCCGGCGCCTACCAGCCGGGGGTGCTCCTGTGA
- a CDS encoding type IV secretory system conjugative DNA transfer family protein has product MIITLNLPLLAATAACAAVLWTALLLTARLARTLFLARNARLLEIHTPPQTTLDHAAAFWTHTLGLVRPRWYHRLIPPHLAWEYIASATEIRIRLWVPGTVNAHAVARAVAADWPGATTHLTPATTALPTGTRTLGRWIGMARADHYPLRTRFTDDPLRNLLGELADLSPGQHALVRICARPASPHRAAGARTAAARLRGLHPGLLTEPRTHTVSPPGITDDVRAILTKASTPRLACQISCHLTTEHAGEQAERRLRARAQGITASLAAYTSGLNALTRRWMPFPGLWANHRHLARGYLLSTTELAAIAHLPTDTAVPGLVRAAARTLAPSPHLPRSGRVLGDSDAGPARPLAIGIAEARHHVHILGKTGSGKSTLLAHMVLQDAHAGRGALVIDPRGDLILDILDRLPKSAAGRTVVFDPADPVPPPRLNPLALGAPDLAADTAAGIFQRIHADSWGPRTDDIARAALLTLARTGDPNANLGDIPRLLADPAFRHRALTAARPPRPLADFWTWYERQSPQMQAAATDPLLNKLRTVLLRPWAGTVLASGAATLDLPHLLDHGGLILMRLPKGHLGENTTALIGTFALAAAWHAIAGRSAIPESRRRDTCVYLDEAATFLHLPGSLTDMLAEARGYRAAMVLAHQELGQLPARVRAAVDANCRTKVFFNTSPADAAHLHQHTRPHLNDHDLSHLGAYQAVLRTLSGATELPPATLRTRPLPPAVRRRAHHIRKASRRFNAPPVRATRTDPRHAKGEDEHR; this is encoded by the coding sequence ATGATCATCACCCTGAACCTGCCGCTCCTGGCCGCCACCGCCGCCTGCGCCGCGGTGCTGTGGACCGCGCTGCTGCTCACCGCCCGCCTGGCCCGCACCCTCTTCCTCGCCCGCAACGCCCGACTCCTGGAGATCCACACCCCGCCACAGACCACCCTCGATCACGCCGCCGCCTTCTGGACCCACACCCTGGGCCTGGTCCGGCCACGCTGGTACCACCGGCTGATCCCGCCCCACCTGGCCTGGGAGTACATCGCCTCCGCCACCGAGATCCGCATCCGCCTGTGGGTGCCCGGAACCGTCAACGCCCACGCCGTCGCCCGTGCCGTGGCCGCCGACTGGCCAGGAGCCACCACCCACCTCACCCCGGCCACCACCGCCCTGCCCACCGGCACCCGCACCCTCGGCCGCTGGATCGGCATGGCCCGCGCCGACCACTACCCCCTGCGCACCCGCTTCACCGACGACCCGCTCCGCAACCTCCTGGGCGAACTCGCCGACCTCTCACCCGGCCAGCACGCCCTGGTCCGCATCTGCGCCCGACCCGCCTCCCCGCACCGCGCCGCAGGCGCCCGTACCGCCGCCGCCCGCCTGCGCGGCCTCCACCCCGGCCTGCTCACCGAACCCCGAACCCACACCGTTAGTCCGCCCGGCATCACCGACGACGTCCGCGCCATCCTCACCAAGGCCTCCACACCCCGCCTGGCCTGCCAGATCAGCTGTCACCTGACCACCGAACACGCGGGTGAACAAGCCGAGCGCCGCCTGCGCGCCCGCGCCCAGGGCATCACCGCGTCCCTGGCCGCCTACACCTCCGGCCTCAACGCCCTGACCCGCCGCTGGATGCCCTTCCCCGGCCTGTGGGCGAACCACCGCCACCTCGCCCGCGGCTACCTGCTCAGCACCACCGAACTCGCCGCCATCGCCCACCTGCCCACCGACACCGCCGTCCCCGGTCTGGTCCGCGCCGCCGCCCGCACCCTCGCACCCAGCCCCCACCTGCCCCGCTCCGGCCGTGTCCTCGGCGACTCCGACGCCGGGCCCGCACGCCCCCTCGCCATCGGTATCGCCGAAGCCCGCCACCACGTTCACATCCTGGGCAAGACCGGCTCGGGCAAGTCCACCCTGCTCGCCCACATGGTCCTCCAGGACGCCCACGCCGGACGCGGCGCCCTGGTCATCGACCCGCGCGGCGACCTCATCCTCGACATCCTCGACCGCCTACCCAAGAGCGCGGCGGGACGCACCGTCGTGTTCGACCCCGCCGACCCGGTACCGCCCCCACGGCTCAACCCGCTGGCCCTGGGCGCCCCTGACCTCGCCGCCGACACCGCCGCCGGGATCTTCCAGCGCATCCACGCCGACTCCTGGGGACCGCGCACCGACGACATCGCCCGCGCCGCCCTGCTCACCCTCGCCCGCACCGGCGACCCCAACGCCAACCTCGGCGACATCCCCCGCCTGCTCGCCGACCCGGCCTTCCGCCACCGTGCCCTCACCGCCGCCCGGCCGCCCCGGCCACTCGCCGACTTCTGGACCTGGTACGAACGCCAGAGCCCCCAGATGCAGGCCGCCGCCACCGACCCGCTCCTCAACAAGCTCCGCACCGTCCTGCTGCGCCCCTGGGCCGGCACGGTCCTGGCCTCCGGAGCCGCCACCCTCGACCTGCCCCACCTGCTCGACCACGGCGGACTCATCCTCATGCGCCTGCCCAAAGGCCACCTGGGCGAGAACACCACCGCCCTCATCGGAACCTTCGCCCTGGCCGCCGCCTGGCACGCCATCGCCGGCCGCTCCGCGATCCCTGAAAGCCGCCGTCGCGACACCTGCGTCTACCTCGACGAAGCCGCCACCTTCCTGCACCTGCCCGGCTCCCTGACCGACATGCTCGCCGAAGCCCGCGGTTACCGGGCCGCCATGGTTCTCGCCCACCAAGAACTCGGCCAACTCCCCGCCCGGGTCCGCGCGGCGGTCGACGCCAACTGCCGCACCAAGGTCTTCTTCAACACCTCCCCGGCCGACGCCGCCCACCTGCACCAGCACACCCGACCGCACCTGAACGACCACGACCTCTCCCACCTCGGCGCCTATCAGGCGGTCCTGCGCACCCTGAGCGGAGCCACCGAACTCCCGCCCGCCACCCTGCGCACCCGGCCCCTGCCCCCGGCTGTTCGCCGCCGCGCCCACCACATCCGCAAGGCCTCCCGACGCTTCAACGCCCCGCCGGTCCGCGCCACCCGCACAGATCCGCGCCATGCCAAGGGAGAGGACGAACACCGATGA
- a CDS encoding C40 family peptidase, whose protein sequence is MSRLVAGISAGLFLLVSVIAAIGMGDEERHRAEQETITSVPGIHPVLLDAYQRAAAHLADTHPGCTGLTWPVLAGIGHEESHHAAGSTITPTGDTDPPIIGPLLDGTGVGNNWTPHYDTDQGRWDGDTTYDAAVGVTQLLPAWWADHGADGNNDTRADPHNVYDATWSSAIELCTSHPEQQVDFTDAQDLHDALFRYNPWDTYVDNVLAHIEHYQQLTASTVPPGGSEQGRIAAEWALAQVGKPYLWGGTGPDSFDCSGLTMMAWHAAGVSIPRVTTDQVNTGTRVDLDVLAPGDLLFYDTGSGPAPSHVTMYVGDGQMVHAPSSGQTIRVEPVAGAYYSARFMSATRPH, encoded by the coding sequence GTGTCCAGACTCGTCGCGGGCATCAGCGCGGGACTCTTCCTGCTGGTGTCCGTGATCGCCGCCATCGGCATGGGCGACGAGGAGCGCCACAGGGCCGAGCAGGAGACGATCACCTCCGTCCCGGGCATCCACCCCGTCCTGCTGGACGCCTACCAACGCGCCGCGGCCCACCTCGCCGACACCCACCCGGGCTGCACAGGGCTGACCTGGCCCGTCCTCGCGGGCATCGGCCACGAGGAATCCCACCACGCCGCAGGAAGCACCATCACCCCCACAGGCGACACCGACCCACCCATCATCGGCCCACTACTGGACGGCACCGGCGTCGGCAACAACTGGACCCCGCACTACGACACCGACCAAGGGCGCTGGGACGGCGACACCACCTACGACGCCGCCGTCGGCGTCACCCAGCTCCTGCCCGCCTGGTGGGCCGACCACGGCGCCGACGGCAACAACGACACCCGCGCCGACCCCCACAACGTCTACGACGCCACCTGGTCCAGCGCCATCGAGCTGTGCACCAGCCACCCCGAGCAGCAGGTCGACTTCACCGACGCCCAAGACCTCCACGACGCCCTGTTCCGCTACAACCCCTGGGACACCTACGTCGACAACGTGCTCGCCCACATCGAGCACTACCAACAGCTCACCGCCTCCACCGTCCCACCAGGGGGAAGCGAGCAGGGGCGCATCGCCGCCGAATGGGCGCTGGCCCAGGTCGGCAAGCCCTACCTCTGGGGCGGCACCGGTCCCGACAGCTTCGACTGCTCCGGGCTGACCATGATGGCCTGGCACGCCGCCGGAGTCTCCATCCCCCGCGTCACCACCGACCAGGTCAACACCGGCACCCGCGTCGACCTCGACGTCCTCGCCCCGGGCGATCTGCTCTTCTACGACACCGGTAGCGGCCCGGCCCCCTCCCACGTCACCATGTACGTCGGCGACGGCCAGATGGTGCACGCCCCCTCCTCCGGCCAGACCATCCGCGTCGAACCTGTCGCCGGCGCCTACTACTCCGCTCGCTTCATGTCCGCCACCCGCCCTCACTGA
- a CDS encoding tyrosine-type recombinase/integrase → MDTRARLRLRTRVGYAEHIDRYLDPYLGEVLLEELTPALVQEAFDRISRHTLAGGVLLSPTTVQRVRATLRAALNTAVRERLLPANPAQGLRLEPGAGTRPVVWTDQAVAEWTHGGARPAVAVWTVEQTRQFLDFVSEDRWNALFHLVVMTGLRRGEVVGLRWEDIDLIKGTVRIARQLQSNRGGLVELAPKSAASRRMLVLDHATTGVLRRHQWRQQQEAQTRGQEWDPRGYVFTVLRGGPLAPERLSRLFRKLNAESGLPPVRFHDLRHGAATLALAAGVELKVVQAMLGHASIVLTADTYASVLPEVAREAAERTAWLVLRDSGRGRRCAARRERRGLDPARAHPGPISATAPLR, encoded by the coding sequence ATGGACACCCGGGCTCGGCTGCGCCTGCGCACCCGGGTCGGCTACGCCGAGCACATCGACCGCTACCTCGACCCGTATCTGGGAGAGGTGCTACTTGAGGAGCTGACCCCCGCCCTGGTGCAGGAGGCGTTCGACCGGATCTCCCGCCACACTCTGGCCGGAGGAGTCCTCCTTTCCCCGACGACGGTGCAGCGGGTACGGGCCACGCTGCGGGCGGCGTTGAACACCGCGGTGCGCGAACGTCTGCTCCCTGCCAATCCCGCCCAGGGGCTGCGGCTGGAGCCCGGGGCCGGCACACGGCCGGTGGTGTGGACCGACCAGGCCGTCGCGGAGTGGACCCACGGTGGGGCGCGGCCTGCGGTGGCGGTCTGGACGGTGGAACAGACCCGCCAGTTCCTGGACTTCGTCTCCGAGGACCGGTGGAACGCGCTGTTCCACCTGGTGGTGATGACCGGGCTGCGCCGGGGTGAGGTCGTGGGCTTGCGGTGGGAGGACATCGACCTGATCAAGGGGACAGTCCGTATCGCCCGTCAGCTCCAGTCCAATCGGGGCGGCCTGGTGGAGTTGGCGCCCAAGAGCGCGGCGAGCCGCCGCATGCTCGTGCTGGACCACGCCACCACAGGGGTGCTGCGCCGCCACCAGTGGCGACAACAGCAGGAGGCACAGACACGCGGGCAGGAGTGGGATCCGCGCGGGTATGTGTTCACCGTCCTGCGGGGAGGCCCGTTGGCCCCTGAGCGTCTGTCACGCCTCTTCCGGAAGCTGAACGCGGAGAGCGGGTTGCCGCCGGTGCGGTTCCACGATCTGCGCCACGGAGCAGCGACATTGGCACTGGCTGCGGGGGTGGAGTTGAAGGTGGTGCAGGCGATGCTGGGGCACGCCAGTATCGTGCTGACCGCGGACACCTATGCCAGTGTCCTGCCGGAAGTGGCCAGGGAAGCGGCTGAGAGGACCGCGTGGCTGGTGCTGCGCGATTCCGGGAGGGGGCGTCGGTGCGCGGCGCGGCGTGAGCGCCGGGGGTTGGACCCAGCTCGGGCCCACCCTGGACCCATCAGTGCGACGGCTCCTCTGCGGTGA
- the cas7i gene encoding type I-B CRISPR-associated protein Cas7/Cst2/DevR yields the protein MTYLVGKLALDITAGAPNNGRGEDNTAKVKYLTVGRGERVPYISAQAFRRWWRDSLPLGEKRSPVTRSGTGKKQQAYTDGRPDLYLDDDLFGYMVATKQGNYQRDTVLATGTLVALPAKRIVTDFGTMSRGFPADADPVIHEHEHYTAEMAADVLVDLPRVGTFEQDGGGLRKALSPAAAQEAVTAGAAEYVLRGVGALRLPLAERRRRAAVLLRTLAQVQGGASRALHYGDRAPSFVLLAPLKGGNNPFTRVLATGPQGAFFDTAVFAEELRAWSDELDGPVHIGWAPGFLGAQRDQARQDLAEEITAGRVVIDHPRTVLGALAKEIEAGQRDAWFEDATV from the coding sequence ATGACCTACCTCGTGGGCAAGCTCGCCCTGGACATCACCGCTGGTGCCCCCAACAACGGCCGCGGCGAGGACAACACGGCCAAGGTCAAGTACCTGACCGTCGGCCGCGGGGAACGCGTCCCCTACATCTCCGCTCAGGCGTTCCGCCGCTGGTGGCGCGACTCCCTGCCCCTGGGTGAGAAGCGTTCCCCGGTCACCCGCTCGGGCACCGGTAAGAAGCAGCAGGCTTACACCGACGGGCGCCCGGACCTGTACCTGGACGACGACCTGTTCGGCTACATGGTCGCGACCAAGCAGGGCAACTACCAGCGCGACACCGTCCTGGCCACCGGCACCCTGGTGGCGCTGCCCGCCAAGCGCATCGTGACCGACTTCGGCACGATGAGCCGCGGCTTCCCGGCCGACGCCGACCCGGTCATCCACGAACACGAGCACTACACCGCCGAGATGGCCGCCGACGTCCTGGTGGACCTGCCGCGCGTGGGCACCTTCGAACAGGACGGGGGAGGGCTGCGCAAGGCCCTGTCCCCGGCCGCCGCCCAGGAAGCCGTCACCGCCGGGGCCGCCGAGTACGTGCTGCGCGGAGTCGGCGCCCTGCGCCTGCCCTTGGCCGAGCGGCGCCGCCGGGCCGCGGTGCTGCTGCGCACCCTGGCCCAGGTCCAGGGCGGGGCCAGCCGGGCCCTGCACTACGGCGACCGCGCCCCTTCCTTCGTGCTGCTGGCCCCCCTCAAGGGGGGCAACAACCCCTTCACCCGGGTGCTGGCCACCGGGCCGCAAGGGGCGTTCTTCGACACGGCGGTCTTCGCCGAGGAACTGCGGGCCTGGTCCGATGAACTGGACGGCCCCGTCCACATCGGCTGGGCTCCCGGGTTCCTCGGCGCCCAGCGCGACCAGGCCCGCCAGGACCTGGCCGAGGAGATCACCGCCGGGCGGGTGGTCATCGACCACCCGCGCACCGTGCTGGGCGCCTTGGCCAAGGAGATCGAGGCCGGCCAGCGCGACGCCTGGTTCGAGGACGCGACCGTATGA
- a CDS encoding NUDIX domain-containing protein → MAGGDKTEEPLYVRDPAAWRHALAEGNRFQARKRVAAKVVLHDEQRRLLLADPTYKPFWDLPGGTAEANESPHEAALREVREELGLDFVLGDLLCVEWAPPRDPWDDLLMFIFDGGVLVPERAANLRPVDPEVGDIGWFTPEQVSQRLREDVWAWTRQALLALENKTIVYLTPDRC, encoded by the coding sequence ATGGCTGGTGGCGACAAGACGGAGGAACCCCTCTACGTTCGCGACCCTGCAGCCTGGCGCCACGCACTTGCCGAGGGCAACCGATTCCAGGCCCGCAAACGCGTCGCCGCCAAAGTCGTCCTGCACGACGAACAAAGACGCCTGCTGCTGGCCGATCCCACCTACAAACCCTTCTGGGACCTCCCCGGAGGCACGGCCGAGGCCAACGAATCCCCACACGAGGCCGCCCTGCGCGAGGTACGCGAAGAACTCGGTCTGGACTTCGTTCTGGGAGATCTGCTGTGCGTGGAGTGGGCCCCGCCCCGCGATCCCTGGGACGACCTGCTCATGTTCATCTTCGACGGTGGAGTGCTTGTACCCGAACGTGCCGCGAACCTGCGCCCGGTGGATCCGGAGGTCGGAGACATCGGCTGGTTCACCCCTGAGCAGGTATCCCAGCGCCTTCGCGAAGACGTCTGGGCCTGGACTCGGCAAGCCCTGCTCGCTCTGGAGAACAAGACCATCGTCTACCTCACCCCCGACAGGTGTTAA
- a CDS encoding replication-relaxation family protein, which yields MSITITERDLRILAALHDHRVMTTPQLGALFFSRGGGVRAVQRRLKTLADHQQIERFTPRAARWTMPHHWILGRRGTRTLAAHRGIDPRRIVHPRHLRTSPLIDHITGLAQTYVSFTTAARTTPGARLERWWTEARCRRAWEADGIRPDGYLRWRQNGTALDAFVEYDIRTEALRVLGKKLDRYRDLALRTQLRSTVLFVVPTPGRLSSLCTALPAPDPWVQTHVTTSDLLTAPGPAAPVWRTTGDAAGHLRTLADLAR from the coding sequence ATGAGCATCACCATCACCGAACGCGACCTGCGCATCCTGGCCGCCCTGCACGACCACCGCGTCATGACCACCCCGCAACTGGGCGCCCTCTTCTTCTCCAGAGGCGGAGGGGTGCGCGCCGTCCAACGCCGCCTCAAGACCCTCGCCGACCACCAGCAGATCGAACGCTTCACCCCACGTGCGGCCCGCTGGACCATGCCCCACCACTGGATCCTCGGCCGACGCGGCACCCGCACCCTGGCCGCCCACCGGGGCATCGACCCGCGCCGCATCGTCCATCCCCGGCATCTGCGCACCTCACCGTTGATCGACCACATCACCGGCCTGGCCCAGACCTACGTCTCCTTCACCACCGCAGCCCGCACCACACCAGGAGCCCGCCTGGAACGCTGGTGGACCGAGGCCCGCTGCCGACGGGCCTGGGAAGCCGACGGCATCCGTCCGGACGGCTACCTGCGCTGGCGGCAGAACGGCACCGCCCTGGACGCTTTCGTGGAGTACGACATCCGCACCGAGGCCCTGCGCGTCTTGGGGAAGAAGCTCGACCGCTACCGTGACCTGGCCCTACGCACCCAGCTGCGTTCCACCGTGCTGTTCGTCGTTCCCACACCAGGGCGGCTGAGCAGCCTCTGCACGGCCCTGCCCGCCCCCGACCCCTGGGTGCAGACCCACGTCACCACTTCGGACCTGCTCACGGCTCCGGGGCCAGCCGCGCCCGTCTGGCGCACCACCGGCGACGCGGCCGGCCACCTGCGCACCCTGGCCGACCTGGCCCGCTGA